A stretch of the Terriglobia bacterium genome encodes the following:
- a CDS encoding matrixin family metalloprotease, translating to MLKIATTAAAFLFLLQLPLQPSRLDTSGTITYFIEDGRGVPGYRDSDRELAVFALNAWSHESGNQLKFAESKSRDAAIIRFHWISPAEGLFGEMQRVSVNGKLGAIVNVMPQVSAQGEPLASRAAQDPLLRDTIVYLTCVHELGHAVGLSHTTRFQDIMYYFGYGGDIVDYFMRYRSKLHVRADIPKYSGLSASDVQVLRALYKN from the coding sequence ATGCTTAAAATCGCTACAACGGCCGCCGCCTTTCTCTTTCTGCTCCAGCTTCCGCTGCAGCCGTCCCGGCTCGACACGAGCGGGACGATTACCTATTTCATAGAAGACGGCAGGGGCGTTCCGGGATATCGCGATTCCGACCGGGAACTTGCCGTTTTTGCGCTGAACGCCTGGTCGCACGAAAGCGGCAACCAGCTCAAGTTCGCGGAATCGAAGTCACGCGATGCCGCCATCATTCGATTCCACTGGATTTCTCCAGCCGAAGGCCTGTTCGGAGAAATGCAACGGGTTTCGGTGAACGGCAAACTTGGAGCGATCGTCAATGTTATGCCCCAGGTTTCCGCTCAAGGCGAGCCTCTGGCGAGCCGTGCGGCTCAGGATCCGCTTCTACGCGACACGATTGTGTACCTGACGTGTGTTCACGAGCTGGGACATGCCGTCGGCCTGTCCCACACCACCCGGTTCCAGGACATCATGTATTACTTCGGATACGGCGGCGACATTGTCGATTACTTCATGCGATACCGGAGCAAGCTTCATGTCCGGGCCGATATTCCGAAATACTCCGGTTTGTCTGCATCGGATGTTCAGGTCCTCAGGGCACTGTACAAAAACTGA
- the pyrE gene encoding orotate phosphoribosyltransferase produces the protein MDEQLQELRGIIRERSLRIGDFTLSSGKKSSYYLDCRMTTLNPRGALLIGRLILGLMREHKISADAIGGLTMGADPIVSAVAVVSSLEGAPLPAFIVRKEAKGHGTKRSIEGYDGKPGARVVIVDDVCTTAGSLLTAAGKAEEAGYNVVATFCVVDREEGGTGIISQKYPFYALLTARDLLNNA, from the coding sequence ATGGATGAACAACTTCAGGAACTTCGGGGGATTATCCGGGAGAGGTCTCTGCGAATCGGGGATTTTACCCTCTCATCCGGCAAAAAGAGCTCCTATTACCTCGATTGCCGCATGACGACGCTCAATCCGCGCGGCGCGCTGCTGATCGGCCGCCTGATTCTGGGGCTGATGCGGGAGCACAAGATTTCAGCGGATGCGATCGGGGGGCTGACGATGGGAGCGGACCCGATTGTTTCCGCCGTCGCCGTCGTCAGCAGTCTGGAAGGCGCGCCGCTGCCGGCCTTCATCGTTCGCAAGGAGGCGAAAGGGCACGGAACGAAACGATCCATCGAAGGCTACGACGGCAAGCCGGGTGCGCGCGTTGTGATCGTCGACGACGTCTGCACGACGGCAGGGTCGCTTCTGACCGCGGCCGGGAAGGCGGAGGAAGCCGGATACAACGTCGTGGCCACGTTCTGCGTCGTCGACCGCGAAGAAGGCGGCACCGGGATCATTTCACAAAAATATCCTTTCTATGCCCTGCTCACGGCCAGGGATCTCTTGAACAATGCTTAA